A single window of Botrytis cinerea B05.10 chromosome 15, complete sequence DNA harbors:
- the Bcerg20 gene encoding Bcerg20 produces MAKATTLKEFESVFPKLVDDLLAHAQKYNLPQQGQDWLKASLNANTIGGKCNRGMSVPDSVSLLLEAPLSEEQYFESATLGWMTELLQAFFLVSDDIMDSSITRRGQPCWYRQPGVGMIAINDAFLLEAAIYSLLKKYFRSHPSYLDLIELFHEVTYQTELGQLCDLLTAPEDKVDLDNFSMTKYDFIVTYKTAYYSFYLPVALALHHQKIATPKNLKQVEDILIPLGQYFQIQDDYLDNFGLPEHIGKIGTDIMDNKCSWLVNKALAIATPEQRQILEENYGHKDKTKEAAVKKLFDELNLKQIYEDYEEKRVGEIREMISQVDESEGLKKTVFESFLSKIYKRSK; encoded by the exons ATGGCGAAGGCTACCACTCTCAAGGAGTTCGAATCCGTCTTCCCAAAATTGGTTGATGATTTACTCGCCCATGCCCAAAAGTACAACCTCCCTCAACAGGGTCAAGATTGGCTCAAGGCT TCCCTAAATGCCAACACGATTGGCGGAAAATGCAATCGTGGAATGTCTGTTCCCGACTCAGTATCTCTCCTCCTCGAAGCTCCACTATCTGAAGAACAATACTTCGAATCTGCCACATTAGGATGGATGACTGAGCTCCTCCAAGCTTTCTTCCTTGTATCAGACGATATCATGGACAGCAGCATCACTCGTCGTGGTCAACCTTGTTGGTACAGACAGCCAGGTGTTGGTATGATCGCTATCAACGACGCTTTCCTCCTCGAAGCCGCGATCTACtctttattgaagaaatactTCCGTTCTCACCCTTCCTACCTTGATCTCATCGAACTCTTCCACGAAGTTACATACCAGACAGAACTTGGTCAATTGTGCGATTTGTTGACAGCACCAGAGGACAAGGTCGACTTGGACAACTTTTCTATGACCAAGTATGACTTCATTGTCACATACAAGACTGCTTATTATTCCTTCTACCTTCCTGTCGCCCTCGCACTTCACCACCAGAAGATCGCGACTCCAAAGAATCTTAAGCAAGTCGAAGATATCTTGATTCCGCTTGGccaatatttccaaatccaagaTGATTATCTTGACAACTTTGGTCTACCAGAGCACATTGGCAAGATTGGAACTGATATCATGGACAACAAGTGCTCTTGGCTCGTAAACAAAGCATTGGCTATTGCAACACCCGAGCAACGTCAAATACTCGAGGAGAACTATGGTCACAAAGACAAGACTAAGGAAGCCGCTGTGAAGAAGCTATTCGATGAGTTAAATCTCAAGCAGATCTACGAGGActatgaagagaagagggtTGGTGAAATAAGAGAAATGATTTCACAAGTTGATGAGTCTGAAGGTTTAAAGAAGACTGTGTTTGAGAGCTTCTTGAGCAAGATTTACAAGAGAAGCAAGTAA
- the Bccdc23 gene encoding Bccdc23 produces the protein MALTERETAQLRGSLQEAVVKCSERCLYQSAKWAAELLTSIPTNDDLEPEDSQMTEVPAEGLPPIVLTGNLDPEEAQLEAREINKYLLAKSFFDCREFDRCAAVFLPDRLLSGILSTTAGKGNQNGVNTRSKGKEKASSRVSTSAISGLPKLSQKSLFLALYAKFMSGEKKKDEDSEMVMGPHDGGNTVNKQLVTIIRILEAWFQERKTETGEFAGSQGWLEYLYGMVLAKDKNEDEAMRWLVRSVELFPMNWGCWLEMTSLISRVEDLNRISPHLPQNILSFIFHLHTSLELYQSTPQLSNSLEQLLSIFPTSPFLLTCLALLSYHTKDFVTADAHFSRLLALHPHRLDSLDHYSNILYVMNLRPKLSFLAHLCSSVDKFRPESCVVIGNYYSLLSSHEKAVQYFRRALTLDRSCLSAWTLMGHEYVELKNTHAAIESYRRAVDVNRRDYRAWYGLGQTYEVLEMHAYALWYYKRAAGLRPWDGKMWMAVGSCLQKMGRDLEGIKALKRALLADSYYDAGVGSSFGSGGRERGGTMDPEILLQIAGMYERLEDEKEARGYMELCMAQEEGNDNADASAINIHNDSASSDDEGRQPLAPTGEGGNGTGVTAATSKARMWLAKHSMRTGDYKRAMQLATELCQDGVEVEDAKALVREVRVRLEGLDSL, from the exons ATGGCACTTACGGAGCGGGAAACAGCACAGTTGCGAGGGTCACTACAGGAAGCGGTTGTGAAATGTTCGGAAAGATGCTTATATCAATCTGCAAAATG GGCAGCAGAACTCCTAACATCTATACCGACAAATGATGACTTGGAGCCGGAAGATTCGCAGATGACGGAAGTTCCAGCGGAAGGACTACCTCCAATTGTCCTTACTGGCAACCTCGATCCCGAAGAGGCGCAACTCGAGGCGAGAgagatcaataaatatttgcTTGCGAAATCCTTCTTCGATTGTCGGGAATTCGACCGATGTGCGGCTGTTTTCCTGCCGGATAGATTGCTCTCTGGAATTTTGTCAACGACGGCTGGAAAAGGTAATCAAAATGGGGTAAACACAAGAtcaaagggaaaagaaaaggcatCAAGTCGAGTTAGCACAAGTGCAATATCGGGGCTTCCAAAACTGAGCCAGAAGAGCTTGTTCCTAGCTTTATACGCAAAGTTCATGTCCggcgagaagaagaaagatgaagacaGTGAAATGGTAATGGGCCCTCATGATGGAGGAAATACAGTAAACAAACAATTAGTCacaataattcgaattttgGAGGCTTGGTttcaagagagaaagacTGAAACTGGAGAGTTTGCGGGTAGTCAAGGATGGCTTGAATATCT CTATGGAATGGTTCTGGCCAAGGATAAAAATGAGGATGAGGCGATGCGCTGGCTGGTCCGAAGTGTCGAGTTATTTCCCATGAATTGGGGATGCTGGTTGGAAATGACTTCTCTAATTTCTAGAGTTGAGGAT TTAAATCGCATATCGCCACATCTTCCTCAAAACATTCTCTCATTCATATTCCATCTTCATACTTCTCTAGAACTATACCAGTCAACGCCACAACTGTCCAATTCTCTAGAGCAGCTTCTTTCCATATTCCCAACCAGCCCCTTTCTACTCACATGCTTAGCTCTTCTATCCTATCATACTAAGGATTTTGTCACTGCCGATGCCCACTTCAGCCGCCTCCTTGCACTACATCCTCATCGACTAGACTCACTCGACCACTACTCTAATATTCTCTATGTCATGAATCTCAGACCAAAATTATCGTTTCTTGCGCACCTCTGCTCAAGCGTCGATAAGTTTCGACCAGAATCATGTGTTGTGATTGGCAATTATTACTCACTATTATCAAGCCACGAGAAAGCTGTACAATATTTCAGACGTGCCTTAACTTTAGACCGTTCTTGCCTCAGTGCTTGGACGCTCATGGGTCACGAATATGTGGAATTGAAAAACACTCACGCAGCTATTGAATCATATCGTCGAGCAGTTGACGTGAATAGGAGAGATTATAGAGCCTGGTATGGACTAGGACAAACATATGAAGTACTTGAGATGCATGCATATGCACTGTGGTATTATAAACGAGCAGCAGGACTCCGTCCATGGGACGGTAAAATGTGGATGGCAGTAGGATCCTGCTTACAGAAAATGGGACGCGATTTGGAGGGTATAAAAGCATTGAAACGTGCATTATTAGCAGATAGCTACTACGATGCAGGTGTGGGTAGTTCATTTGGAAGTGGGGGTAGAGAAAGAGGAGGCACTATGGATCCGGAAATTTTACTCCAGATTGCTGGGATGTACGAGAGATTAGAGGATGAAAAAGAAGCGCGAGGGTACATGGAGTTGTGCATGGCACAAGAAGAAGGCAATGATAATGCAGATGCATCGGCCATTAACATTCATAATGATTCAGCATCatcagatgatgaaggacGCCAACCACTGGCACCTACAGGTGAAGGTGGTAATGGCACAGGAGTCACGGCTGCAACGTCAAAAGCAAGGATGTGGTTAGCAAAACACTCAATGAGAACGGGTGATTACAAAAGAGCCATGCAATTAGCGACAGAATTGTGTCAAGATGGGGTAGAAGTAGAGGATGCAAAAGCTTTAGTTAGAGAGGTCAGAGTCAGACTGGAGGGATTGGACTCACTCTGA